The Streptomyces sp. NBC_00576 genome contains the following window.
CTTCTCCAGGCGGATGCAGGCGTGCGACTTCTTCGTGAGCTTCATGGGTCCATCCTGCCGCGCGGGCCCGGGCTGTGAACGGCTGGGGCTGGTGCTCTCACCACCCGGCTGGGAAGGTCACCCCTCGGGCGTCGTCTCCTCGCGGATGACCTGCTGGGCCACCTTGAACGCGCTGTTCGCGGCCGGTACCCCGCAGTAGACGGCGGCCTGGAGCAGCACTTCCTTGATCTCGACCGGGGTGAGGCCGTTACGGAGGGCGGCGCGGGTGTGGAAGGCGAGTTCGTCGAGATGGCCGCCCGCGACGAGGGCGGTGAGCGTGACACAGCTGCGGGACCGCCGGTCGAGACCGGGCCGGTTCCAGATCTCGCCCCACGCGTATCTGGTGACGAAGTCCTGGAAGTCCCCGGAGAACTCGTCCGCCTGCGTGAGCGCCCGGTCGACGTGGGCGTCGCCGAGCACCTCGCGCCGGACCTTCATCCCCGCGTCGTACTGGTCCGGACGGCCCTGTGCCTCGGGCTGTACGGCGGGCGGGGCGATCTCCGCGATGGGGGTGATCGGCTGGGGTGCTGCCAGGGCCGGCTTGACGGGAGCCGCCGAGATGGCCGTCTGGCCGGTGCCGATGTCGTACGCGGGCTGCCAGGCCGTCGAGAAATGACGTACGAGAAGGTCGGTGACGGCCGCGGGCTGCTCGACCGGGACCAGGTGGGAGGCGCCGGGCACCACCGCGAGGCGGGCGTCCGGGATACCCGCGACCAAAGTGCGGGCCTCGGCGGGGCCGGTGACCTGGTCGTCCGAGCCGACGAGGACGAGGGTCGGCACACCGACGCGGGCCAGTTCGCCCCGTACGTCGAAGGCGGCGAGCGATTCGCAGGCCGCGATGTAGCAACCGGGGTCGGTGGTGCGGACCATCTGTACGGCCCACTCGGTGATCGCGGGCTGCGCGGCGGCGAAGCCGCTGGTGAACCAGCGCTCGGGGGAGGTGCGGGCGATGGGATCGAGCCCGTTCGTCCGGACGATCACCCCGCGCTGGCGGAACTCGTCGGCCGTCCCGAACCGGGGCGAGGCGGCGATCAGCGCGAGCGAGGCAAGCCGCTGTGGGTGGCGCAGCGCCAGTTCGGTGCCGATCGCGCCGCCGAGCGCGCAGCCCGCGTAACCGAAGCGCTGCACGCCGACGGCGTCGAGCGTGACGAGCAGACGGGTGGCCAGGTCGGTGACCGACCCGGCGGGGTGGGCCGGGGCACCGCCGTGCCCGGGCAGGTCGAAACGGAAGACCCGCCACTGCTTCACCAGCTCCGGCACCTGCCGGTCCCACATGTGCCATGTGGTACCCAGTGAGGGGCCCAAGATCAGGACGGGAGCCTCTTCTGGCCCGTCAAAGCGGTATTGCAGGGTGTTCGACGGTGTCTCACTCACGCGTCAGACCCTCTCACGTCTCACGGACGCCCCTATAACGCGGGGGTGCGGGAAACCGGTCTGACCAGGTTGAAGACCTCTCGGGCGGCATATCGCTTGAGGCATCGGATGATCTCACGGCGGGTCTTGCCCTCCTGGGTGCGGCGTTCGTAGTACGCCTGGGTGCGCGGGTCGTGGCGCAGCCGGGTGAACACGATGCGGTGCAGGGCGGCGTTCGCCTGGCGGTCGCCGCCGTGGTTGAGCCGGCGCGTGCTCCGCCGGCCCGAGGAGTACTCGACGGGGCTGACTCCGCAAAGGGCGGCGAAGGATGCCTCGGTGTTCAGCCGCTCGGGGTTGTCTCCCATGGTGATCAGGAGCGTGACGGCACTGTCCGGGCCGATGCCCACCGGGACGAGCAGCTGCGGGGCGTGGCGCCCGACGAGCCGGGTCAGGCGCCGGTTCAGCTCATCGATCTGCCCGGTGAGCTGCTCGATACGCTCCGCGAGCAAGCGCAGCGTCATGTGGGTGGCCTGGGCCACCGCGTCCTCGTCTCCCCCACCGTCGCGCGGGCTGAAGCGCGCGCAGGTGCGGAACAGCTCGGCATTGCCGAGGTTCGACAGCCGTTCCCGCAGAGCGGGGTCGGCGATGACCAGGACGGCCTTGAGCTGGTTGATCGCCTGGGTGCGGGCCTTGACCGCGGAGTCCTTGGCGAGTTTGAACATCCGGGCGCTGTGCACCGGACCGTCGCCGGTTTTGGCCCGCGCCCGGGCGCGACCACTGAGCACAGCCCGCGCAGCAGCCTGCGCATCGAGCGGGTCCGACTTCCCGAGCAGACGGCGGGCCGAGCGATCGGGCCGGTTCACTTCATACACCTGGACGTCCTGAGCCAGCAGATAGCGGGACAGGCCCGCGCCGAAAGTGCCCGTGCCCTCCACACCAGCCCGGCGCACCATCCCCAGCCTGCGGGCCCACACGAGCAACT
Protein-coding sequences here:
- the pcaDC gene encoding bifunctional 3-oxoadipate enol-lactonase/4-carboxymuconolactone decarboxylase PcaDC → MSETPSNTLQYRFDGPEEAPVLILGPSLGTTWHMWDRQVPELVKQWRVFRFDLPGHGGAPAHPAGSVTDLATRLLVTLDAVGVQRFGYAGCALGGAIGTELALRHPQRLASLALIAASPRFGTADEFRQRGVIVRTNGLDPIARTSPERWFTSGFAAAQPAITEWAVQMVRTTDPGCYIAACESLAAFDVRGELARVGVPTLVLVGSDDQVTGPAEARTLVAGIPDARLAVVPGASHLVPVEQPAAVTDLLVRHFSTAWQPAYDIGTGQTAISAAPVKPALAAPQPITPIAEIAPPAVQPEAQGRPDQYDAGMKVRREVLGDAHVDRALTQADEFSGDFQDFVTRYAWGEIWNRPGLDRRSRSCVTLTALVAGGHLDELAFHTRAALRNGLTPVEIKEVLLQAAVYCGVPAANSAFKVAQQVIREETTPEG
- a CDS encoding IS110 family transposase, which codes for MTTRQRSTSSSTDPPVRREVVLGVDTHSEVHVAAVISPLGKILGTESFPATAAGYRQLLVWARRLGMVRRAGVEGTGTFGAGLSRYLLAQDVQVYEVNRPDRSARRLLGKSDPLDAQAAARAVLSGRARARAKTGDGPVHSARMFKLAKDSAVKARTQAINQLKAVLVIADPALRERLSNLGNAELFRTCARFSPRDGGGDEDAVAQATHMTLRLLAERIEQLTGQIDELNRRLTRLVGRHAPQLLVPVGIGPDSAVTLLITMGDNPERLNTEASFAALCGVSPVEYSSGRRSTRRLNHGGDRQANAALHRIVFTRLRHDPRTQAYYERRTQEGKTRREIIRCLKRYAAREVFNLVRPVSRTPAL